In one Rutidosis leptorrhynchoides isolate AG116_Rl617_1_P2 chromosome 8, CSIRO_AGI_Rlap_v1, whole genome shotgun sequence genomic region, the following are encoded:
- the LOC139863805 gene encoding uncharacterized protein: protein MAYDIEVMEHEHLSSHSRLTEEQQNAYQMILDSVDNDDCGLFFLYGYGVTGKTFVWKTLAAAIRSRGEIVINVASSGIAALLLTGGRTAHSQYAIPINVLEDSFCSIQPDSILVALLNKAKLIIWDEAPLMHIHCFEAFDRTIRDIIRSPNKDRTFGGKVIVFGGDFRQILPVIQKGTRAKIVDASIHSSHLWKHCKVLRLTKNMRLIFGNDDNQRKELSEFADWILKIGENKINEPNNGEDDVRFPRDVLLTPNSNHVESIVSAIYPSLHANLHDGMFFQDKAILAPTNEEVDCINDHMLATIDSDERVYYSSDSLCPYEVNDNFSQQVYSPEVLNGLKVPGVPNHRILLKKGVPIMLLRNIDQSKGLCNGTRLQVENLGDYTIEGRIITEKYFGKITHIPRMIVVPSDKKIAVKFQRRQFPISVYFAMTINKSQGQLLASVGLFLRQPVFSHGQLYVAFSRVTSKKRLKVIILDNDGKNTDTTKNVVFKEVLQFLR from the coding sequence ATGGCATACGATATTGAAGTTATGGAACATGAACATCTTTCAAGCCACTCCAGACTGACAGAAGAACAGCAAAATGCATACCAAATGATACTAGATTCTGTAGATAATGATGATTGtggtttattttttttatatggaTATGGTGTAACTGGGAAGACATTTGTTTGGAAAACACTTGCTGCAGCTATTCGTTCACGTGGAGAAATTGTAATTAATGTTGCCTCTAGCGGTATTGCAGCTTTATTACTTACTGGTGGACGCACAGCTCATTCACAATATGCAATTCCAATAAATGTTCTTGAAGATTCTTTTTGCTCTATCCAGCCAGATAGTATATTAGTAGCACTATTGAACAAGGCCAAGCTAATCATTTGGGATGAAGCTCCTTTGATGCACATACACTGTTTTGAAGCCTTTGATCGTACAATAAGAGATATAATAAGATCACCTAATAAAGACCGGACTTTTGGAGGAAAGGTTATCGTCTTTGGTGGTGATTTTCGTCAGATTCTACCTGTTATACAAAAAGGAACAAGAGCTAAAATTGTTGATGCTTCCATTCATTCTTCACACTTGTGGAAGCATTGTAAAGTTTTGAGACTTACTAAAAATATGCGTCTTATTTTCGGTAACGATGATAACCAGAGAAAAGAGTTAAGTGAATTTGCAGATTGGATTTTAAAAATAGGAGAAAATAAAATTAATGAACCGAATAATGGTGAAGATGATGTAAGGTTTCCTAGAGATGTATTACTCACCCCGAATTCTAATCATGTTGAATCAATTGTGAGTGCAATATACCCTTCACTCCATGCTAACTTACACGATGGAATGTTCTTTCAAGACAAAGCAATACTTGCACCAACAAACGAAGAGGTTGATTGCATAAATGATCATATGTTAGCAACTATTGATTCAGATGAAAGAGTGTATTACAGTTCTGATTCACTCTGTCCCTATGAAGTTAACGATAATTTTTCACAACAAGTGTATTCACCAGAAGTTCTTAATGGCCTGAAAGTTCCTGGTGTTCCAAATCacagaatattgttaaaaaaaggAGTTCCTATAATGTTACTTCGTAACATTGATCAGTCAAAAGGTTTGTGCAATGGTACTAGATTGCAAGTTGAAAATTTGGGTGACTATACAATCGAgggcagaattataaccgaaaaatATTTTGGTAAAATTACGCACATACCGAGAATGATTGTAGTACCTAGCGACAAAAAGATTGCTGTTAAATTTCAAAGAAGGCAATTTCCAATAAGTGTTTACTTTGCAATGACCATCAACAAAAGTCAAGGTCAATTATTAGCAAGTGTTGGATTGTTTTTACGTCAGCCTGTTTTTTCT